The window CCCCAACCATATGTAGAGCAATCGGTTTGACAGCTGGGCCACAATAACCGCCATGCGCTCCTTTTCCTCCAACATGTGGAATCGTATTCCAAGTATCAAGATCTACCCCTGCTAAACTATTAATCGTATTGATCATACTTAAGCAATCCGCTCCACCCCTTTCAGCCGCCTCAGCCGTTGCCGTAATATCAGTAATATTGGGTGTGAGTTTGACAATTACAGGAGTTTTCGCTACTTCTTTTACCCAGTACGTTTGTTTTTCAACCAGTGCTGGTACTTGGCCAGAAGCCGAGCCCATTCCCCGTTCTGCCATTCCATGTGGGCAGCCAAAATTGAGTTCAAGGCCATCAACGCCTACAGCTTCGACCTTTTTTACAATCTCATGCCAACTATCTTGCTTCGGCTCAACCATTAACGAAACAATGACGGCATGATCAGGGAAACGTTTTTTTGTTTCGTAAATTTCCTTTAAGTTGACTTCCAGGGGTCGATCGGTAATTAATTCAATATTGTTGAAACCCACTACCCTTTGCCCATTAAAGCTGACAGCAGCAAAGCGTGATGAAGTATTGATAATCGGTTCTCCCAATGTCTTCCAGACCACACCTCCCCAACCTGCCTCAAAAGCTCGTTGTACTTGATATCCTGAATTTGTCGGAGGAGCTGAAGCCAACCAAAATGGATTCGGTGATTGAATTCCGGCTACATTAATCCGTAAATCTGCCATGATCCTAGCCCCCTTAAATTACTGTTTCTGTCTTTATTCCTTCAGACCTAAGCTGTTTCCTCAGCAGTTTGATTCAAAAATTGATGAATGGCATAGGCAGTTTCTTTCCCTTGTTGTGCGGCAGAAACAACCATTGCTTCTCCTTGTTTTCCTTTCCCAAAAATAACATCCCCACATGCAAACACTTTCTGGTTTGATGTCTGATAAGAGTTAGTTTTAATTTTTACAACGCCACTATCGTGTTTTAGGTTAAACTTCTCAATCAAATCAACATATCTAGATTGACCGTTTGCTTTTATTACCACATCAACATCAAGTGTAAAATCCGAGCCTTTGACATGTACAGGTCGGCGTCGGCCATCTTCTCCTGGTTCTGCCAGTTCCATTTTGATGCATTCGATTCCTTTTACTATTCCTTGTTCATCGCCTACAATCTTGAGTGGTGAAGTCAGCCATCTGAATTCAACCCCATCTTGTTTGGCAAATTCATATTCAAATTCATAAGCAGTCATTTCCTCAGCAGTTCTCCTGTAAAGGATTTTGACATTGTCAGCACCAAGACGAATCGAACTAGTTGCTGCATCGATGGCTGTGTTCCCTGCTCCAATGACTGCTACCTTTTTCCCTTGGAGTTGACCTGTAATTGGTTTAGTTTTTGTGTCCCTTACAAATTCAATTGCGTCATATACACCGGCTAAATCCTCGCCACTAATGCCCAATTTTGGCACCTTCGCCATGCCAATTGCCAGAATAACGGAGTCATAGTTTTTCAGGATTTCTTCTACAGAAATATCTTTTCCCACTATGGTATTGGTTCGGATTTCAACATTCAGGTTTTTTATTTGCTTCACTTCCCAATAGGAAATATGGACTGGAAGTCGAAATGAAACAATGCCATATCTGTTTAATCCACCAGCCATCTTTTCTGCTTCAAAAATCGTGACTTGATAGCCCAGAAGCGCCAGTTCCCTCGCGGCAGATAAACCAGCGGGTCCTCCCCCAACGATGGCAACTGATTTTCCATTTTTCTGTCCTGGTTCGAACAAAACTTGCTCATTTTGGATGGTCCAGTCTGTCGAATACCGTTGTAGACTGCCAATCATAATCGGCTTTGTAGCATGATTCAGGACACAAGCGCCCTCACATAATTCTTCAGTCGGGCAGACACGTGCACAGCTTGCACCAATCGGATTTGCAGAAAAAATGGTCTTAGCAGAACCTTTTAAATTACCTGAGGCAATCTTTTTTATAAATGTTGGAATATCTATGCCTGTTGGACATGCTTTAATACAAGGGGCATCGTAGCAATACAGACAACGATTAGATTCTTCAAGAGCATCACGCTTCGTTAATCCTGGATTTATTTCTTGAAAATTCAGACTCAAATTTTCGGATGATATTCTTGAATGATTTGTAATACCCAAAAGCGATAACCTCCTTATATTCATTTCCAACATCTGACCTACTAGTTTATGTTTTTTCGCTGAAAAATTAGTTTTATCGGCAAAAAAACATGATTTATCGGTAAATTTTTAAATATATCGGTAAAATTTTGATTTTATCGGCAAACTGACAAATATTAGGACTCCGCTCTCCCTGAAATTGATTAAAATGCCACATAAATTAGATTAGCAGCACTGTTTCCAGCAAAACGTTTACACCCTTTGCACAATCTTCCCAGGTTGTTAGTTCCTCCTCACAATGACTCTTTCCATTGATACTTGGAACGAAAATCATCGCTGTTGGCACAAAGCTTGCT of the Bacillus sp. 1NLA3E genome contains:
- the preA gene encoding NAD-dependent dihydropyrimidine dehydrogenase subunit PreA, producing MADLRINVAGIQSPNPFWLASAPPTNSGYQVQRAFEAGWGGVVWKTLGEPIINTSSRFAAVSFNGQRVVGFNNIELITDRPLEVNLKEIYETKKRFPDHAVIVSLMVEPKQDSWHEIVKKVEAVGVDGLELNFGCPHGMAERGMGSASGQVPALVEKQTYWVKEVAKTPVIVKLTPNITDITATAEAAERGGADCLSMINTINSLAGVDLDTWNTIPHVGGKGAHGGYCGPAVKPIALHMVGECARNPRITIPISGIGGIANWQNAVEYLLMGATGVQVCTAAMHHGFRIVEDMIEGLNNYLDEKGIASVIDIVGKSVPKYSDWGDLDLNYNIVAKINTDVCINCNKCFIACEDTSHQCIEMLKSENGEGFLKVREEDCVGCNLCSIVCPVDGAIDMIEVPSELPSMTWNERQVAIGSVSGGKTRLKNNN
- a CDS encoding NAD(P)-dependent oxidoreductase, whose product is MGITNHSRISSENLSLNFQEINPGLTKRDALEESNRCLYCYDAPCIKACPTGIDIPTFIKKIASGNLKGSAKTIFSANPIGASCARVCPTEELCEGACVLNHATKPIMIGSLQRYSTDWTIQNEQVLFEPGQKNGKSVAIVGGGPAGLSAARELALLGYQVTIFEAEKMAGGLNRYGIVSFRLPVHISYWEVKQIKNLNVEIRTNTIVGKDISVEEILKNYDSVILAIGMAKVPKLGISGEDLAGVYDAIEFVRDTKTKPITGQLQGKKVAVIGAGNTAIDAATSSIRLGADNVKILYRRTAEEMTAYEFEYEFAKQDGVEFRWLTSPLKIVGDEQGIVKGIECIKMELAEPGEDGRRRPVHVKGSDFTLDVDVVIKANGQSRYVDLIEKFNLKHDSGVVKIKTNSYQTSNQKVFACGDVIFGKGKQGEAMVVSAAQQGKETAYAIHQFLNQTAEETA